Proteins from a single region of Candidatus Auribacterota bacterium:
- a CDS encoding response regulator, which produces MPKKVLIIEDSATDAAIVKDLLDKEGMKVEIAITGKTGVEKAVCLKPDLIVLDLILPDISGFDVCAQLKEKAVLKKTIVVVLSIKDDIEDITKAFHTGADDYIIKPTVPELLIRKIKLYLGMR; this is translated from the coding sequence ATGCCTAAAAAAGTGTTGATTATTGAGGACAGCGCCACCGATGCAGCGATTGTGAAAGATCTCCTCGATAAGGAGGGGATGAAGGTTGAGATCGCCATCACCGGGAAAACCGGCGTGGAGAAGGCGGTGTGCCTCAAGCCCGATCTGATCGTTCTTGACCTCATCCTCCCGGATATCAGCGGATTCGACGTGTGCGCGCAGCTCAAGGAGAAGGCCGTATTGAAAAAGACGATCGTCGTAGTCTTGAGCATCAAGGACGACATCGAGGATATCACGAAGGCGTTCCATACGGGGGCGGATGACTACATTATCAAACCGACCGTGCCCGAACTCCTGATACGGAAGATAAAACTGTACCTGGGGATGCGGTGA
- a CDS encoding PQQ-binding-like beta-propeller repeat protein, producing the protein MRARLFMTLSAAVMVSMTSLTFGQLQPGSPWPMFHNNALHTGLSWSYTGPSAPVLAWSYKTAGGVYSPPVIGSDGRLYFGGDSNIYCLGSAGGLYWSYLAANWIGTGPAIGLDGNIHVTTAPVFEGDNNIYCVSSAGGLAWSYRAYYGTLSSPAIGSDGMIYFGTRWQDNNIYCLKSIGGLSWSYHAGVCDLYSSPAIGSDGRIYIGSDSANNNIYCLGSAGALAWSYRAADYVDSSPAIGGSGELYVGSNDNNIYCLGSAGALTWSYCAKEDVYSSPALGSDGRIYVGSYDNNLYSLNSTGELAWSYLTAGDIRSSSPALGSDGKVYVGSYDCNIYALDSAGARAWTYKTGDYLYSSPAIGSDGRLYIGSFDYNMYSIEQASTATPTNTPTVTPTSTPTTTPTVTPTDTPTQTPTDTPTITPTPTETPTETPTITPTPTNTPTNTPTDTPTSTPTDTPTQTPTATPTETPSVTPPAPTATPIPPLVVLPGTLTTGQTFSVYVGLTEDITQPFDFYMLADTPAGVYTIYLNGKVEKGIAPLYRKVKSFTKDYITTIRPKIKIPASMKGKTITFYAAFIQAGKKPPVKKLSDLTPTTQYVILMDKHAAVVN; encoded by the coding sequence ATGAGAGCAAGACTGTTTATGACATTGAGCGCGGCGGTTATGGTTTCGATGACATCATTGACATTCGGCCAGCTGCAACCCGGCTCCCCCTGGCCGATGTTCCACAACAACGCGCTGCATACAGGACTCAGCTGGTCATACACCGGCCCGTCCGCGCCTGTTCTGGCATGGAGTTATAAAACTGCGGGCGGGGTGTACTCCCCTCCCGTGATCGGGAGCGACGGGAGGCTTTATTTCGGGGGTGATAGTAACATATACTGCCTTGGCTCAGCGGGCGGGCTGTATTGGAGTTATCTCGCGGCGAATTGGATTGGCACGGGTCCCGCGATCGGCCTTGACGGCAACATTCATGTCACGACCGCCCCCGTCTTTGAGGGTGATAACAACATATACTGCGTTAGCTCAGCGGGCGGGCTGGCGTGGAGCTATCGCGCATATTACGGCACACTGTCCTCTCCGGCGATCGGGAGTGACGGGATGATTTACTTCGGCACCCGCTGGCAAGATAACAACATATACTGCTTAAAGTCAATAGGCGGGCTGTCGTGGAGTTATCACGCAGGAGTATGCGATCTGTATTCCTCACCCGCGATCGGGAGTGACGGGAGGATTTATATAGGGTCCGACAGTGCAAATAACAACATATACTGCCTGGGCTCGGCGGGCGCTCTTGCGTGGAGTTATCGCGCGGCGGACTATGTGGATTCCTCTCCAGCGATCGGGGGGTCCGGGGAACTTTATGTCGGATCTAACGACAATAACATATACTGCCTGGGCTCGGCGGGCGCTCTTACGTGGAGTTATTGCGCGAAGGAGGATGTGTATTCCTCCCCCGCGCTCGGGAGCGACGGGAGGATTTATGTCGGATCCTATGATAATAATTTATACTCCCTGAATTCAACGGGCGAGCTGGCGTGGAGTTATCTCACGGCGGGCGATATACGTTCCTCCTCTCCCGCGCTCGGGAGCGACGGGAAGGTCTATGTAGGTTCTTACGACTGCAATATCTACGCCCTGGACTCAGCTGGTGCGCGGGCATGGACTTATAAGACCGGGGACTACTTGTATTCTTCTCCCGCGATCGGGAGTGACGGGAGGCTCTATATCGGGTCGTTTGATTACAACATGTATTCCATTGAGCAGGCGTCGACTGCAACTCCTACGAATACCCCGACAGTCACACCTACCAGCACGCCGACCACAACTCCCACAGTAACGCCCACAGATACGCCGACTCAGACGCCCACTGATACACCCACGATCACGCCGACACCAACTGAGACACCTACAGAAACGCCCACGATAACTCCAACACCAACGAACACTCCAACGAACACGCCGACAGATACGCCAACATCAACGCCGACTGACACGCCCACTCAGACGCCTACCGCGACACCGACGGAGACACCTTCGGTTACGCCTCCGGCTCCCACAGCCACACCCATCCCGCCGCTGGTCGTCCTCCCGGGGACGTTGACGACCGGCCAGACTTTCTCGGTTTATGTGGGACTGACTGAGGATATCACCCAGCCATTCGACTTCTATATGCTCGCCGACACCCCTGCAGGGGTCTACACGATTTACCTGAACGGGAAGGTCGAGAAGGGGATCGCGCCGCTCTACAGGAAGGTGAAGAGCTTCACCAAGGACTACATAACGACGATACGCCCAAAGATCAAAATTCCCGCATCCATGAAAGGGAAGACGATCACCTTCTACGCCGCTTTCATACAGGCTGGGAAGAAACCGCCAGTGAAAAAGCTGTCCGATCTCACGCCGACCACCCAGTATGTGATCCTTATGGATAAGCACGCGGCGGTGGTGAATTAG
- a CDS encoding Hpt domain-containing protein, translating to MAFERSKYTAQFKEESRERLQAMARWLTACREKAGRGDALRNIIKGAHTIRGSATMLGYARIAAIARELESGLEGALSQEITMWRPLLDKIAGQLTSMEMLLEKIACEQE from the coding sequence ATGGCATTTGAGCGATCGAAATACACAGCGCAATTCAAGGAGGAGTCGCGAGAGCGCCTCCAGGCAATGGCGCGATGGCTAACGGCATGCAGGGAAAAAGCTGGTCGCGGAGACGCCCTGAGGAATATTATTAAGGGGGCGCATACGATCAGGGGATCCGCCACCATGCTGGGGTATGCGCGCATTGCGGCCATCGCGCGGGAACTGGAGTCCGGGCTGGAGGGGGCGCTCAGTCAGGAGATTACCATGTGGAGGCCGCTTCTCGATAAGATAGCCGGGCAGCTTACATCCATGGAAATGCTGCTGGAAAAAATAGCGTGCGAACAGGAGTGA
- a CDS encoding nitroreductase family protein has translation MDAMDAIMKRRSVRSFTATPVPVKIIEKIVDAGRLAPTARNVQPWEFVVVTNPDTRVALAQLATTGPYIADAPVCVAVFCADTKYWLEDGCAATENIIIAARAHGLGHCWVAGDKKPYAGAVSELLGVPAGYRLISLIAIGYGKEDPPAPPKRPLKEVLHWERF, from the coding sequence ATGGATGCAATGGACGCAATCATGAAGCGGAGGAGCGTCAGATCCTTCACGGCCACGCCGGTACCGGTGAAGATAATAGAAAAGATCGTTGACGCCGGAAGGCTCGCCCCCACGGCCCGGAATGTTCAGCCATGGGAATTCGTCGTGGTCACAAATCCAGATACCCGTGTCGCGCTCGCGCAGCTCGCGACGACGGGGCCTTATATCGCTGACGCCCCTGTGTGCGTCGCCGTCTTCTGTGCTGATACGAAGTACTGGCTCGAGGATGGTTGCGCGGCCACCGAGAACATAATCATCGCGGCGCGCGCGCACGGCCTGGGCCACTGCTGGGTCGCAGGCGATAAAAAGCCGTACGCCGGGGCCGTCTCGGAGCTGCTGGGCGTTCCAGCGGGGTATCGTCTCATCTCGCTCATCGCGATCGGGTATGGCAAGGAAGATCCCCCGGCGCCTCCAAAGAGACCGCTCAAAGAGGTGCTCCACTGGGAGAGGTTTTAG